A stretch of Acaryochloris thomasi RCC1774 DNA encodes these proteins:
- a CDS encoding class I SAM-dependent methyltransferase yields the protein MIASSILDFAWIDAVDHQPNQPVMIIYEGVSMYLSEADNRALLEQLERRFGFAHVVFDVLNRKVANRTRRHDTVSKTSAQFQWGIDRSRELETWNPNFVLKEEQFYLQHFLDYPQRLPTTWRVISQLLPALPMALFKNSGRIVRLQLGPEPI from the coding sequence GTGATCGCGTCTTCTATCTTAGACTTTGCCTGGATAGATGCAGTTGATCATCAGCCGAACCAACCCGTGATGATTATCTATGAAGGGGTTTCAATGTACCTCAGCGAAGCAGACAACCGAGCGTTATTAGAACAGCTTGAGCGTCGTTTCGGCTTTGCCCACGTTGTATTTGATGTTCTCAACCGCAAGGTTGCCAATCGTACTCGTCGCCACGACACAGTTTCTAAAACCTCAGCTCAGTTTCAATGGGGCATTGATCGCTCCCGCGAGCTGGAAACCTGGAATCCTAATTTTGTTCTGAAAGAAGAACAATTTTATCTCCAGCATTTTCTCGACTATCCCCAGCGTTTACCCACGACGTGGCGGGTAATCAGTCAGCTACTCCCAGCGCTCCCAATGGCGCTCTTCAAAAACTCAGGCCGAATTGTGCGATTGCAACTGGGACCAGAACCGATATGA
- a CDS encoding class I SAM-dependent methyltransferase: MSATSDISLQLAGVPETLLITLYARAAESQKSDAILQDEKAIEIAQRLDYDFAKFEPGWSSQLGCVIRAWHIDMLVQTFIDTHPEAIIVNLGAGLCTRYLRLETAQVRWYDIDFPEVIELRRQLFEG, encoded by the coding sequence ATGTCAGCCACTTCTGATATCTCATTGCAGCTTGCGGGTGTACCTGAAACGCTACTCATTACACTCTATGCACGAGCGGCTGAAAGCCAAAAGTCTGATGCCATTTTACAGGATGAAAAGGCGATTGAAATCGCTCAGCGGCTCGACTATGACTTTGCGAAATTCGAGCCAGGATGGTCATCTCAGTTGGGCTGTGTGATTCGGGCTTGGCACATCGATATGCTAGTCCAAACCTTCATTGACACCCACCCTGAAGCAATAATTGTTAATTTGGGGGCAGGGCTTTGCACGCGCTATTTGCGCCTAGAGACAGCCCAAGTCCGCTGGTACGATATCGACTTTCCCGAGGTGATTGAGCTACGGCGGCAGTTGTTTGAGGGATGA